The sequence CCCTAAAGAACTGAAAGAAGAATTGAACAACGCCTTTTTGCAATTAAGAAGAATGAGTAAAGAAGCGTTTTTTATGGGCATCACGGCGTGTGCGGGGCATGGGTTGAATTATTCTAACGTGAAAGAATTGTTAAAAATCCCCTCTTTAAGAGAGCTTAATATCGGTCATAGCGTGGTTTCAAAAGCGGTTTTAGTGGGCTTAGAAAAAGCGATTTTAGAAATGGCGCAACTCATTAAGCGATAAAATGGCTAAAAAGAAAATTGCGATCAGTTGCGGGGATGTTCAGGGCGTAGGCTTAGAATTGATTTTAAAGAGCCATAAGGAAGTGAGCACACTTTGTGAGCCGTTGTATCTCATTGATAGCGAACTTTTAGAGCGGGCCAATCAATTGCTTCATAACGCTTATGGAACTAAAACGCTTAACGCGCTCACTATTGATGCCCCCTTACCCTTATTAAACTCTAGCACGATAGGCAAAGTCAGCGCTCAAAGCGGGGCGTATAGTTTTGAGAGTTTTAAAAAGGCTTGCGAGTTAGCGGATGATAAAGAAGTGGATGGCATTTGCACTTTGCCTATCAACAAACTCGCATGGCAACAAGCTCAAATCCCTTTTGTGGGGCATACCGATTTTTTAAAACAACGCTACAAAGATCATCAAATCATCATGATGCTTGGGTGTTCAAAACTCTTTGTGGGGCTATTTAGCGACCACGTGCCTTTAAGCGCGGTTTCTCAACTCATTCAAGTGGGAGCGTTGATCCGGTTTTTACTAGCGTTTCAAAAAAGCACTCAAGCTCAAATCGTTCAAGTGTGTGGTTTTAACCCCCATGCGGGCGAAGAGGGCTTGTTTGGGGAAGAAGATGAAAAGATTTTAAAGGCCATTCAAAAGAGCAACCAAACGCTGGGCTTTGAATGTTTTTTAGGACCACTGCCTGCTGATAGCGCTTTTGCCCCCAATAAGCGCAAAATAACCCCTTTTTATGTGAGCATGAGCCATGATGTGGGGCTAGCCCCTTTAAAAGCGCTCTATTTTGATGAAAGCATCAATGTGAGTTTGAACGCCCCCATTTTACGCACTTCCACTGACCACGGCACGGCGTTTGATATCGCTTATCAAAACAAAGCGAACAACAAAAGCTATTTGAATGCGATCAAATATTTGGCTTAAAGGCTTTTTTCTAGAAAGGGGGCTTATTTCATTCAAAGCTTTAATTTTAGATTTCATCTCTTTATTCTTCATGCTCAATGTTTAATTCTAGCTTTCTATTCATTGGTATTTTTGTAAATCCACTTTTTAGTTTTGGTTTAAAGGCTTTAGAGTATTGCTAACAAGGTATAATTCAAGCAAAAACACCACCCAAAGATAAAGATAATGATTTTAAGCATTGAAAGTTCTTGCGATGACAGCTCTTTAGCCCTTACAAGAATAAAGGACGCCAAACTCATCGCTCATTTTAAAATCTCTCAAGAAAAGCACCACAGCTCTTATGGGGGCGTTGTGCCTGAGCTTGCATCGCGCTTGCATGCTGAGAATTTGTCGCTCTTATTAGAACGCATTAAAATAAGCTTGAATAAGGATTTTTCCAAGCTCAAAGCCATCGCTATCACCAATCAGCCAGGTTTGAGCGTTACTTTAATAGAAGGTTTGATGATGGCAAAAGCCTTAAGCTTGTCTTTGAATTTGCCCTTGATTTTGGAAGACCATTTGAGAGGGCATGTGTATTCGCTCTTTATCAATGAAAAACAAACCTGCATGCCTTTAAGCGTGCTCTTAGTCTCTGGGGGGCATTCTTTGATTTTAGAGGCTAGAGATTATGAGAATATTAAAATCGTTGCCACGAGTTTAGATGATAGCTTTGGGGAGAGTTTTGATAAGGTTTCTAAAATGCTTGATTTAGGCTATCCAGGAGGCCCTATAGTGGAAAAATTAGCCCTTGATTACATGCACCCAAACGAGCCTTTAATGTTCCCTATCCCTTTAAAAAACAGCCCGAATCTGGCTTTTAGTTTTTCAGGCTTAAAAAATGCGGTGCGTTTGGAGGTTGAAAAAAACGCCCATAATTTGAATGAAGCGATCAAACAAAAGATTGGCTATCATTTTCAAAGCGCGGCTATTGAGCATTTAATCCAGCAGACTAAACGCTATTTTAAAATCAAACGCCCTAAAATTTTTGGCATTGTGGGGGGAGCGAGCCAAAATTTGGCTTTAAGAAAGGCGTTTGAAAATTTGTGCGTTGAGTTTGATTGCAAGCTTGTTTTAGCCCCTTTAGAATTTTGCAGCGACAATGCCGCCATGATAGGGCGATCCAGCCTAGAAGCTTATCAAAAAAAGCGCTTTGTCCCTTTAGAAAACGCCAACATTTCGCCAAGAACGCTGTTAAAAAGTTTTGAGTGAATGGATACAAAAAGAAAGCGCATGATAAAACGCCCTAAAATTTATCAATAGCGTCAAGTATCGGTTATTCTGAGGCAAGAGCTTAAAAAAGAGGGTGTTAAAAAAGAGCATTTTAGTCAAATTTAATCTTATTTTGGTTACAATTTTAGGTTATTAAGTTTTAGTTTAAAGGGAAAAAATGCTTCGCTCTCTCTATAGTGCCACTTCAGGGATGCTTGCCCAACAAACGCACATTGACACCACTTCAAACAATATCGCCAATGTCAATACCACCGGGTTTAAAAAATCTCGCACGGATTTTAACGACTTGTTCTACCAAGCGATGCAATACGCTGGCACCAACACAAGCAATACGACTTTATCGCCAGATGGCATGGAGGTGGGCTTAGGCGTGCGTCCTAGCGCGATCACTAAAATGTTTTCGCAAGGCAGCCCTAAAGAAACGGAAAATAATTTGGATGTTGCCATTACGGGTAAAGGCTTTTTTCAAGTCCAGTTGCCTGATGGCACCACCGCTTATACAAGAAGCGGGAATTTTAAGCTAGACGAACAGGGCAATCTTGTAACGAGCGAAGGCTATCTTCTCATCCCTCAAATCACTTTACCTGAAGACACCACGCAAGTAAACATCGGTGTGGATGGTACGGTGAGCGTGACTCAAGGCTTGCAAACGACCTCTAATGTGATCGGGCAGATCACGCTGGCTAATTTTGTCAATCCGGCGGGGCTTCATTCTATGGGGGATAATTTGTTCTCAATCACCAACGCTAGCGGCGATGCGATTGTGGGCAACCCGGATTCTCAAGGATTGGGCAAGTTAAGGCAAGGCTTTTTGGAATTGAGCAATGTGAGATTGGTAGAAGAAATGACGGATCTAATCACCGCTCAAAGGGCTTATGAAGCCAATTCTAAAAGCATTCAAACCGCTGATGCCATGCTCCAAACCGTCAATTCCCTCAAACGCTAAAAGGGGATTTTACTCTCCTTAACGCTCTTTAATCTCTGCTCCCTTGTTGTTTTTGTGCTTGGGGTGGTTTTGTGTTTTGGAGCGGTTGCTACCATTCTTTAATTCTTGTGGCTAGGGTTTTTAAGGTTTTCAACACCGCTTGTTTGGCTATTGCTTGGGTCATTGCTTGAATGGTGTTTCCCTTTCATGTAAAAAACAGCCAAAACAGCCAGACCAATGAGAATACAAAAAACAATAACCAGATACTACATTTTCTTAGTTTTATTTGCTTCTTGTTCCGCTTTCAGTTTTAGGCGTAAGGCGGCGATCAAAACGCATGCCGGAACGGTTACCCTATAAGCCGGCCCTGCAAGATTGATGCTCACTAACGCACCTGTAATGACCCAACCAATATGCCCAGCTAAAATGCCTAGAGTTTTTTTAAGCACTACTTTACCCACCACAGATGATAAACCATGCCCTAGAGTTTTTTTACCATTGCATCTGCAACAGCTATAGCTAACATATAAGAATGAGAGCCACCCGCTTGAAACAGCGTTAAAACAGATGCGATTAGGAGTTGTTTGTTTTCGCTAATCATTTTATCAATATTTGACATGTCCAATTCATGGCCGAGTTCTTTAATCTCTCTCCCACTCATTTTTTCCAAACTACCTTTCAAAAGTTTAGAAAGCATGTTTTTCTCAATCAAAGAGGTTTCAGATTCTTCATGGTAATTAACCTTTAAATGATCGCACGCATCGCACAAAATCTCTTTGTATAAGACCCCTTCATCTCTAAAAAAATTAATAAAAGTATTGCCCCCGTAACACTGCAATTCTTCAGCGATCCTTTCGGGGTATTTGGCGTAATCATGGCCATACCTTTTATATTCTGTTGAATTTGTCAATTCTTCATTCATTCTTAGTGTGCCATCTTCATCATAAACAAGCACATCAAACAAATCTTTCAAATCATTAGAGCTTAATCGCTTTAAAAATTCTAAGTCTTCATCATGTCTGTATGCCATGCAATCCCTTTAATTTTACTTCTACCACTCGCTCAAATCCTACCAACCCCCTCTTTTAGTGATTAGTGATTAGTGATTACAGCATCATTTTTTAAAATTATGTCTAACGCCCTAAAAGGCTCAATCACACCCGCTAACTGCGCATGAATATTGCGTTACAAATGCTAATGGGCTTTATTGATTTTACAACCAAAGAATAATAATAATTAAAATATTTTGATACGCTTATCATTTTGGATAAGATAAATCTGATTTGAAAGTAGGAAACTATTGATT is a genomic window of Helicobacter pylori oki112 containing:
- the flgG gene encoding flagellar basal-body rod protein FlgG — encoded protein: MLRSLYSATSGMLAQQTHIDTTSNNIANVNTTGFKKSRTDFNDLFYQAMQYAGTNTSNTTLSPDGMEVGLGVRPSAITKMFSQGSPKETENNLDVAITGKGFFQVQLPDGTTAYTRSGNFKLDEQGNLVTSEGYLLIPQITLPEDTTQVNIGVDGTVSVTQGLQTTSNVIGQITLANFVNPAGLHSMGDNLFSITNASGDAIVGNPDSQGLGKLRQGFLELSNVRLVEEMTDLITAQRAYEANSKSIQTADAMLQTVNSLKR
- the tsaD gene encoding tRNA (adenosine(37)-N6)-threonylcarbamoyltransferase complex transferase subunit TsaD, giving the protein MILSIESSCDDSSLALTRIKDAKLIAHFKISQEKHHSSYGGVVPELASRLHAENLSLLLERIKISLNKDFSKLKAIAITNQPGLSVTLIEGLMMAKALSLSLNLPLILEDHLRGHVYSLFINEKQTCMPLSVLLVSGGHSLILEARDYENIKIVATSLDDSFGESFDKVSKMLDLGYPGGPIVEKLALDYMHPNEPLMFPIPLKNSPNLAFSFSGLKNAVRLEVEKNAHNLNEAIKQKIGYHFQSAAIEHLIQQTKRYFKIKRPKIFGIVGGASQNLALRKAFENLCVEFDCKLVLAPLEFCSDNAAMIGRSSLEAYQKKRFVPLENANISPRTLLKSFE
- the pdxA gene encoding 4-hydroxythreonine-4-phosphate dehydrogenase, producing the protein MAKKKIAISCGDVQGVGLELILKSHKEVSTLCEPLYLIDSELLERANQLLHNAYGTKTLNALTIDAPLPLLNSSTIGKVSAQSGAYSFESFKKACELADDKEVDGICTLPINKLAWQQAQIPFVGHTDFLKQRYKDHQIIMMLGCSKLFVGLFSDHVPLSAVSQLIQVGALIRFLLAFQKSTQAQIVQVCGFNPHAGEEGLFGEEDEKILKAIQKSNQTLGFECFLGPLPADSAFAPNKRKITPFYVSMSHDVGLAPLKALYFDESINVSLNAPILRTSTDHGTAFDIAYQNKANNKSYLNAIKYLA